One segment of Candidatus Saccharibacteria bacterium DNA contains the following:
- a CDS encoding DUF2975 domain-containing protein produces MQIKPLINQYKINLSTSFLQLITLLVGIVTIIILIWEPQVEGVNQTATNFEIYLQDPFLALVYLGSIPFFVSIYQAYRLLDYVKQGRVLSTKSLDVLRIIKRCFQIIIGTIILLEMIILISPSDDHTGGVMIGIMISIVSLIIISLAIILSSIIQHITSQN; encoded by the coding sequence ATGCAGATCAAGCCCCTAATCAATCAATACAAAATCAATCTTTCTACCAGCTTCTTACAGCTGATCACCCTACTGGTCGGTATTGTTACTATAATTATTCTGATCTGGGAACCTCAAGTCGAAGGGGTCAATCAGACCGCCACCAATTTTGAGATCTATCTTCAGGACCCTTTCTTAGCCTTAGTTTATCTAGGATCTATCCCCTTTTTTGTCAGCATCTATCAAGCTTATCGCCTTCTTGATTATGTCAAGCAGGGAAGGGTACTGTCGACCAAATCACTTGATGTTCTTAGAATCATCAAGCGTTGTTTTCAAATCATAATTGGTACTATAATCTTACTTGAAATGATCATCCTGATCAGCCCCAGCGATGATCATACTGGTGGCGTGATGATCGGAATCATGATTTCGATTGTTTCACTAATAATCATAAGTCTAGCTATAATCTTATCATCAATAATCCAACACATTACTAGCCAAAATTAA